Proteins from a single region of Caloramator sp. E03:
- a CDS encoding GH36-type glycosyl hydrolase domain-containing protein, whose product MYWVIIIFAIAFIIILLKKIDINIQTSDLIINDALLSNEELIQHARDIANEHLKCKRKKSSSQLFKRLDENFKFITKTYLYLNENSKMGLPLCPGSDWLLDNFYVIEEQYKNLKQNSNAKFFNKINILKSGRHKNYPRVFLLAVELISHTDGRLDKNQLVDFITSYQSISPLSMAELWSLSFMIKIALIENIRHTCEKILFVQNQWVKAEKLKDMDHSSIIKSIRKNTEEITPSLFPYIEHALRVLRKNDINLYTIFNHFNTKLSNLDLDVESVIKREHQEQSSYQITMGNCISSLRLSNVLDWKEIFESLSLVEKILRKDPIGVYSKQDFESRNYYRKALEKIAHDIKKSETTVAKKVLELANSSKESQKSLKECHVGYYIIGKGKKYLFEELGKSKVINLSYAFKFAFTFILTTLLASFLPACYVYQRQGILMSIFCFIIFIIPATQIALDLSNYIFSNTIFPKLLPKLDLKDGIPEDCSTLVIVPTILPDENRTIELIKNLEITYAANGQENIYFAIVGDLKDSNKEIEDTDKNIIQTALEKISELNKKYSKGKDIFYVFIRKRTFNSSERKWIGYERKRGAILELNNLIKGSNDTTYSIISGSIENLKDIKYIITLDADTIMPIGCASRLIGTISHPLNMAEYDENKNIVTEGYGIIQPRIGINIDVTIKSIFNCIFASNAGIDPYSSAMSDLYQNIFNEGIFTGKGIYDIDIYRKCLNDAIPDNTVLSHDLLEGSYLRCGLATDIELIDSFPEKYSSYIMRLHRWTRGDWQIIQWLSKKIKNRKGEIIKNPLSSLSKLKILDNMRRSLVPLFLMLIILLGSTIFPGDLIFYIGYSLFIVFFTLFTFILGYINYGHYKGSRKRINGNIIYGIKSILYEDILMFIFLPYHAFILCDAIIKAQYRLFISKHKLLEWITAADAEKKSRNDLKGYYKNMSSQIIISLIFLSIVSIFKPSDIILSALLSFIWLIAPYVAYYISKPIISKKYELSNEDKEILIRIAKKTFDFYENFTTESDNYLPPDNYQETPVKRIAHRTSPTNIGFYLISMLCSYDLGFITLNELIQRIDRTITTIERLEKWNGHLYNWYDTRTLEVLRPKYISTVDSGNFIGYLIVLKQFFESITNSNEIASSLIKRIDYIIDNTKFLPLYDEKRNLFSIGYNVEEDHLTNSYYDLLASEARLISYIAVSRREVPVSHWFKLGRSLTLIDRYESLVSWTGTMFEYLMPALVMKYYDNTLLSETYKTSIKAQIKYGNRRGVPWGTSESGFYTFDLALNYQYKAFGVPDLGLKRGLSSDMVISPYSTILALPFSPKEAILNLKKLIEKGIEGKYGLYEAIDYTPDRLPFNKNHAIVESYMAHHQGMILVSLNNFLNDNIIIKRFHSSPFMKAGEFLLQEKIPVRAIITKEHKETIKPFEKVEGIEVTTASHYGYNTIIPKCHMLSNGYYTLMINNSGSGFSKAQDINISRWREDTVSRGYGQFFFIRDLESNYIWSGTFEPLNVKPDRYDSKFSQDKAEFIRLDGDIETHIEICVSPEDNCEIRKITLRNVSNSIRSIEITSYLEVVLSHQAADVAHPAFNNLFIRTEWVEENKTLLASRRQREINKNTLWAFHTLTAHCESVTNIEYETDRYKFIGRNRYIANAHALNHPLTNTIGPVLDPIMSLRCRVTIEPNKSITVSYITGYADNKEIALELSQKYSQVSNIERTFELAYVRSLMETKYLNLKESDIKLYNNLMSHIIYLSPIRQKYSDIIKNNVKGQSGLWAYGISGDLPIVLTTIKKADDIEIVKEMLKAFEYWRTRGLKVDLVILNEDEGSYLEPLQNLLRDLVFSGSFRSFIDCTGGIFIRSASNMPKEDITLLYSVARIVIKAELGNILNQVDLSWYNIPKSKPINKIKNTEIEYLNGDDNLNLKFFNGYGGFDEDKKEYVIKLKKDLSTPAPWINVISNKNFGFIISESGGGYTWAENSRENKITPWSNDPVCDTLGEIIYIRDDETGEFWTITPSPIREKEPYYVYHGFGYSRFNHYSHGIDGLLTLFVPLNDNIKICYLNLKNKSNSNRKLSIFHYLRPVMGVSEHISEQFISTKFNKDFNALLFTNSYNTDHPNRVCFISSSIDAKSYTTDRMEFLGPYGNIYSPKALEYSTLSNTTGCGFNTCCVLHYVLDIPSCSEKELVLLIGESTNESSALSLCKDYKNISNCKESLKKVILFWEDILGTIKVDTPDESMNIMLNHYLLYQTISCRLWARSAFYQSGGAYGFRDQLQDTLCILYSMPDVAKKQILLHAAHQFVEGDVLHWWHSGAYDRGIRTKFSDDLVWLAYITAEYIEKTGDYDILNEIVGYVEDVPLKEDEDEKYIIPRISDEKSTIYEHCIRAIDRALKFGPNGIPLMGSGDWNDGMNAVGRKGRGESIWLGFFLYDTLKKFIPLCKYMKDEEKAAYYEEISKHIVSSIEKNAWDGQWYKRAYFDDGTPLGSSVNSECKIDSIAQSWAIISDAAQFDRAQRAIKSVYDYLVKEEDGLILLFTPPFDKGELNPGYIRGYVPGVRENGGQYTHASTWVIYAYAKLGDGDMAHHLFNLINPLNHTRTQMECNKYKVEPYVVAADVYASKPHIGRGGWTWYTGSSSWMYKVGLEKILGFEKKGDILYINPCIPSDWKEFSIRYKYKNTFYNIKVQNPNGLNTGVQSISMDGISTKDNRIPLIDDRSEHNINIIMGHL is encoded by the coding sequence ATGTATTGGGTTATTATAATATTTGCAATAGCTTTTATAATAATACTACTCAAAAAAATTGATATTAATATTCAAACAAGTGATTTAATAATAAATGATGCCCTTTTATCTAATGAGGAGCTTATACAACATGCCCGCGATATTGCAAATGAGCACCTCAAATGCAAAAGAAAAAAAAGCTCCTCCCAACTTTTCAAAAGGCTCGATGAAAACTTTAAATTCATTACTAAGACCTATTTATACCTTAATGAAAATTCAAAGATGGGGCTACCACTATGTCCTGGCTCTGATTGGCTTCTTGACAATTTCTACGTTATTGAAGAACAGTACAAGAATTTAAAACAAAACTCCAATGCAAAATTCTTCAATAAAATAAATATACTAAAAAGCGGGCGCCATAAGAATTATCCAAGGGTATTTTTGCTCGCAGTTGAATTAATATCTCATACTGATGGAAGGCTTGACAAAAATCAACTGGTTGATTTTATTACTTCTTATCAATCTATATCACCCTTATCTATGGCTGAACTCTGGAGCCTTTCCTTTATGATAAAAATAGCATTAATTGAAAACATAAGGCATACTTGTGAAAAGATACTCTTTGTTCAAAATCAATGGGTAAAGGCTGAAAAACTTAAGGACATGGATCATTCCAGTATAATTAAATCAATAAGGAAAAACACTGAAGAAATTACGCCTTCATTATTTCCATATATCGAACATGCTTTAAGGGTTTTAAGAAAAAATGACATTAATTTATATACAATATTCAACCATTTTAATACTAAACTTAGTAATCTTGATTTAGACGTTGAAAGCGTTATAAAAAGAGAACATCAAGAGCAGTCTTCATATCAAATAACAATGGGAAACTGTATTTCAAGCCTTAGGCTTTCAAATGTATTAGATTGGAAAGAAATATTTGAATCTTTGTCTTTAGTAGAAAAAATATTAAGAAAAGATCCTATTGGTGTATATTCAAAGCAAGATTTTGAAAGTAGAAACTATTATAGAAAAGCATTGGAAAAAATTGCTCATGATATTAAGAAATCCGAAACAACTGTCGCCAAAAAAGTACTTGAGCTTGCTAACTCATCAAAAGAATCACAAAAAAGCCTAAAAGAATGCCATGTAGGATACTATATCATTGGGAAAGGCAAAAAATACCTTTTTGAAGAACTTGGTAAATCAAAAGTAATAAATCTCTCTTATGCTTTTAAATTTGCATTTACTTTTATTTTAACAACTTTATTAGCTAGTTTTTTGCCTGCTTGCTATGTATATCAAAGACAAGGTATTTTAATGTCTATTTTTTGCTTTATAATTTTCATAATTCCCGCAACCCAAATTGCTCTTGATTTATCAAATTATATTTTTAGCAATACAATCTTTCCAAAATTACTGCCAAAACTTGATTTAAAAGATGGCATACCTGAAGATTGTTCAACATTAGTTATAGTACCAACAATATTACCTGATGAAAACCGTACAATTGAGCTTATTAAAAACCTTGAAATTACTTATGCCGCAAATGGTCAGGAGAATATATACTTTGCAATCGTAGGAGATTTAAAAGATTCCAATAAAGAAATTGAAGATACTGATAAGAATATAATACAAACTGCTTTAGAAAAAATATCCGAGTTAAATAAAAAATATTCTAAAGGAAAAGATATATTTTATGTTTTTATCAGGAAAAGAACCTTCAACTCTTCTGAGAGAAAATGGATTGGATACGAAAGAAAAAGAGGAGCAATTTTAGAGCTAAACAATCTTATAAAGGGAAGCAATGACACAACTTATTCAATTATATCTGGAAGTATAGAAAACCTAAAGGATATAAAATATATTATAACCCTTGACGCTGACACTATAATGCCTATTGGATGTGCAAGTAGACTTATAGGCACAATATCCCATCCCTTAAACATGGCAGAATATGATGAAAATAAAAATATAGTAACAGAAGGATATGGAATAATCCAGCCAAGAATTGGTATAAACATTGATGTAACTATAAAATCAATATTTAATTGTATTTTTGCAAGTAACGCTGGTATCGATCCTTATTCTTCAGCTATGTCAGATCTTTATCAAAATATATTTAATGAAGGGATATTCACAGGTAAAGGAATATATGACATTGATATTTACAGAAAATGCCTTAATGATGCTATACCCGATAATACCGTATTAAGTCATGACCTACTTGAAGGAAGTTATTTAAGATGCGGGCTTGCAACAGACATTGAATTAATTGACAGCTTTCCTGAAAAGTACAGTTCTTACATAATGAGACTTCATAGATGGACTCGTGGAGATTGGCAAATAATACAGTGGTTATCTAAAAAAATAAAGAACAGAAAAGGAGAAATAATCAAAAACCCATTATCATCCCTTTCAAAACTAAAAATACTTGATAACATGAGAAGAAGCCTTGTTCCTTTATTTTTAATGCTTATTATTTTACTTGGAAGTACAATTTTCCCAGGAGATTTAATTTTCTATATTGGCTACTCGTTATTCATAGTTTTCTTTACACTCTTTACATTTATATTAGGATATATAAATTATGGACATTATAAAGGCTCAAGAAAGAGAATAAACGGCAATATAATCTATGGTATAAAATCAATATTATATGAAGATATACTTATGTTTATTTTTCTACCCTATCATGCTTTTATTTTATGTGATGCTATAATAAAAGCACAATATAGACTCTTTATATCAAAACATAAACTTCTTGAATGGATAACTGCCGCTGATGCTGAAAAAAAATCAAGAAACGACCTTAAAGGATATTATAAGAATATGTCTTCTCAGATTATTATTTCTTTGATATTTTTATCAATTGTATCAATATTCAAACCATCAGATATAATTCTGTCTGCTTTATTATCTTTTATTTGGCTTATTGCACCTTACGTAGCTTATTATATAAGCAAACCAATCATCAGTAAAAAATATGAATTAAGCAATGAAGATAAGGAAATCTTAATAAGAATAGCAAAGAAAACTTTTGATTTTTATGAAAACTTTACAACCGAATCTGATAATTATCTTCCACCAGATAATTATCAAGAAACACCTGTAAAAAGAATAGCCCATAGGACATCTCCAACAAATATTGGATTTTACCTTATTTCAATGCTTTGTTCTTATGATTTAGGGTTTATAACTTTAAACGAGTTAATTCAAAGAATTGATAGAACAATAACTACAATTGAAAGATTAGAAAAATGGAATGGGCACCTTTATAATTGGTATGATACAAGAACACTTGAGGTATTACGTCCTAAATATATTTCAACTGTAGATAGCGGCAATTTCATAGGATACCTTATAGTTCTAAAGCAGTTTTTTGAGAGTATAACAAATTCAAATGAAATAGCATCATCACTAATTAAAAGAATAGATTATATTATTGACAATACTAAATTTCTACCTCTATACGATGAAAAAAGGAATCTATTTTCGATAGGATACAATGTTGAGGAAGATCATCTTACAAACTCTTATTATGATCTTTTAGCCTCTGAAGCAAGATTAATTAGTTATATTGCTGTTTCAAGGAGGGAGGTTCCTGTTTCTCATTGGTTTAAACTTGGGCGTTCCCTTACGCTCATTGATAGATATGAAAGCTTAGTATCCTGGACTGGAACAATGTTTGAATATTTAATGCCTGCCCTTGTTATGAAATACTATGACAACACCCTTTTATCTGAAACCTATAAAACTTCAATAAAGGCACAAATTAAATATGGCAACAGAAGAGGTGTTCCTTGGGGTACATCTGAATCAGGTTTTTATACCTTTGATCTTGCTTTAAACTATCAATATAAAGCCTTCGGTGTACCCGATCTTGGGCTTAAAAGAGGATTATCTAGCGATATGGTAATTTCCCCCTACTCTACAATACTTGCTCTACCCTTTAGCCCAAAGGAAGCTATACTAAACTTAAAAAAACTCATTGAAAAGGGGATTGAAGGAAAATATGGATTATATGAAGCTATAGATTATACACCAGATAGACTCCCTTTTAACAAAAATCATGCTATAGTTGAAAGCTATATGGCCCATCATCAGGGAATGATTCTAGTATCTTTAAACAACTTCCTAAACGATAACATTATAATAAAAAGATTCCATTCCTCACCTTTTATGAAAGCTGGAGAATTTTTGCTTCAAGAAAAAATACCAGTAAGAGCTATAATAACTAAAGAGCATAAAGAAACTATAAAGCCTTTTGAAAAGGTTGAAGGAATTGAAGTTACAACTGCAAGTCATTATGGCTACAATACTATAATTCCTAAATGTCATATGCTTTCAAATGGATATTACACCCTGATGATAAATAACAGTGGTTCAGGATTTAGCAAAGCTCAAGACATAAATATTTCAAGGTGGAGAGAAGATACAGTGTCAAGAGGTTATGGGCAGTTTTTCTTCATTCGTGATTTAGAATCTAATTATATTTGGTCAGGAACCTTTGAACCTTTAAATGTTAAACCAGATAGATATGATTCTAAATTTTCTCAAGATAAGGCCGAATTTATAAGACTTGATGGGGATATAGAAACTCATATTGAAATATGTGTTTCTCCAGAAGATAACTGTGAGATTAGAAAGATAACCTTAAGAAATGTTTCCAATTCTATACGTTCAATTGAAATAACAAGCTATCTAGAGGTTGTTTTATCTCACCAGGCAGCAGATGTTGCTCATCCTGCCTTTAATAACCTATTTATAAGAACCGAATGGGTAGAAGAAAATAAAACTCTTCTTGCATCAAGAAGACAGCGTGAGATAAATAAAAACACTCTTTGGGCTTTTCATACATTAACTGCCCACTGTGAATCTGTAACAAATATTGAATATGAAACCGATAGATATAAATTCATTGGTAGAAACAGATATATCGCTAATGCCCATGCATTAAACCATCCTTTAACAAATACAATAGGACCTGTTCTTGATCCTATTATGAGCTTAAGATGTAGAGTAACAATAGAACCTAACAAGAGCATAACTGTATCCTATATTACCGGTTATGCAGATAATAAAGAAATTGCCTTAGAGCTATCTCAAAAGTATAGTCAGGTTTCAAATATAGAAAGAACATTTGAACTTGCTTATGTAAGAAGCCTAATGGAAACTAAATACTTAAATCTTAAAGAATCTGATATTAAGCTTTATAATAATTTGATGTCCCATATTATTTATCTAAGTCCTATAAGACAAAAATATAGTGATATTATAAAAAACAATGTTAAAGGTCAAAGTGGCCTTTGGGCTTATGGAATCTCTGGGGATTTACCTATTGTACTTACAACTATAAAAAAAGCTGATGATATTGAAATTGTAAAGGAAATGTTAAAAGCATTTGAATATTGGAGAACAAGAGGACTTAAAGTGGATCTTGTTATATTAAACGAGGACGAAGGCAGCTACCTTGAACCTCTTCAAAACCTTTTAAGGGATTTAGTTTTCTCTGGAAGTTTTAGAAGTTTTATTGACTGCACAGGCGGAATATTCATTAGAAGTGCATCAAATATGCCAAAGGAAGACATTACTCTTTTATATTCCGTTGCAAGGATTGTTATAAAAGCTGAGCTTGGAAACATTCTTAATCAAGTAGATCTAAGCTGGTACAATATACCTAAGAGCAAACCCATAAACAAAATTAAAAATACTGAAATTGAATACCTAAACGGTGATGATAATTTAAACCTTAAGTTTTTCAATGGATATGGCGGCTTTGATGAGGATAAAAAAGAATATGTTATAAAACTAAAAAAAGATTTAAGCACTCCTGCACCTTGGATAAACGTAATTTCAAACAAAAATTTTGGGTTTATTATTAGTGAAAGTGGTGGAGGTTATACTTGGGCAGAAAATAGCCGTGAAAACAAAATTACTCCTTGGTCTAATGATCCTGTGTGTGATACTTTAGGAGAAATAATTTATATAAGAGATGATGAAACTGGTGAGTTTTGGACTATCACTCCTTCTCCAATAAGGGAAAAAGAACCTTATTATGTGTACCATGGTTTTGGATATTCAAGATTTAATCACTATAGCCATGGAATTGATGGTCTGCTTACTTTATTTGTCCCTTTAAATGACAATATTAAGATATGTTATCTAAATTTAAAAAATAAATCTAACTCTAATAGAAAACTATCTATCTTTCACTATTTAAGACCTGTTATGGGAGTTTCAGAGCATATAAGTGAACAGTTTATATCAACTAAGTTTAATAAAGATTTTAATGCTCTGCTATTTACTAATTCATATAATACAGACCATCCAAATAGAGTTTGTTTTATATCTTCATCAATAGATGCTAAAAGTTATACAACTGACAGAATGGAGTTTTTAGGACCTTATGGTAATATATATTCTCCCAAAGCCTTAGAGTATTCTACCCTTTCTAACACTACAGGCTGTGGATTTAACACTTGTTGTGTCCTCCACTACGTATTAGATATACCATCTTGCAGTGAAAAAGAATTAGTACTTCTTATAGGAGAAAGCACTAATGAAAGCTCAGCTCTAAGTCTATGCAAAGATTATAAAAATATTTCTAACTGTAAAGAATCCCTTAAAAAAGTTATATTATTCTGGGAAGATATATTAGGTACTATAAAAGTAGATACTCCTGATGAGTCTATGAATATAATGCTTAACCATTATCTACTCTACCAGACTATCTCCTGCAGACTATGGGCAAGATCGGCTTTTTACCAGTCAGGAGGAGCTTATGGATTTAGAGACCAACTTCAAGATACACTATGTATCTTATACTCAATGCCTGATGTTGCAAAAAAGCAAATTCTGCTTCATGCAGCCCATCAATTTGTTGAAGGAGATGTTCTACACTGGTGGCACAGTGGAGCTTATGACAGAGGCATTAGAACAAAATTCTCTGATGACCTTGTATGGCTTGCTTATATTACAGCAGAATATATTGAAAAGACAGGAGACTATGACATATTAAATGAAATTGTAGGATATGTTGAAGATGTTCCTTTAAAAGAGGATGAAGATGAAAAATATATTATACCAAGAATATCTGATGAAAAGTCAACTATATATGAACATTGCATTAGAGCAATAGATAGAGCTCTTAAATTTGGACCTAACGGAATTCCTCTTATGGGAAGTGGCGATTGGAACGATGGCATGAATGCTGTTGGAAGAAAAGGAAGAGGTGAAAGTATATGGCTAGGTTTCTTCTTGTATGATACTCTTAAAAAATTCATACCTCTTTGCAAATATATGAAAGATGAAGAAAAAGCAGCATATTATGAAGAAATATCAAAGCACATTGTTTCTTCTATCGAAAAAAATGCATGGGATGGTCAGTGGTATAAACGTGCATACTTTGATGATGGAACCCCCCTTGGTTCATCTGTAAATTCAGAATGTAAAATAGATTCTATTGCTCAATCTTGGGCCATAATATCCGATGCTGCACAATTCGATAGAGCACAAAGGGCTATAAAATCAGTTTATGACTATCTTGTTAAAGAAGAGGATGGTTTAATACTTTTATTTACTCCTCCCTTTGATAAAGGTGAATTAAATCCTGGATATATAAGAGGCTACGTTCCAGGAGTTAGAGAAAACGGTGGTCAATATACACATGCTTCAACATGGGTTATTTATGCTTATGCTAAACTCGGTGATGGAGATATGGCACACCACTTATTCAACCTTATAAATCCACTAAACCATACAAGAACACAAATGGAATGCAACAAATATAAAGTAGAACCTTATGTAGTTGCTGCTGATGTATATGCCTCAAAGCCACATATAGGAAGAGGAGGTTGGACTTGGTATACCGGTTCTTCAAGCTGGATGTATAAAGTTGGGCTTGAAAAAATACTGGGATTTGAGAAAAAAGGTGATATTCTCTATATTAACCCTTGCATACCCTCTGATTGGAAGGAGTTTTCAATTAGATACAAATATAAAAATACATTTTATAATATTAAAGTCCAAAATCCTAACGGCTTAAATACAGGAGTTCAATCCATATCAATGGACGGAATAAGTACTAAAGACAATAGAATACCTCTTATTGACGATAGATCAGAACATAATATTAATATAATCATGGGGCACCTGTAA
- a CDS encoding sugar phosphate nucleotidyltransferase, whose amino-acid sequence MKAVIMAGGEGTRLRPLTTGIPKPMVPIINKPVMEHIINLLKKFKIYDITATLYYLPSAITDYFGNGKEFGVDLHYSTEVTPLGTGGSVLNVKDFLDSTFIVISGDALTDVDIDDALKFHKEKKSIATLILKKEPVPLEYGIVIIDESGRIIRFLEKPSWGEVFSDTVNTGIYILEPEVFDYYKKGDVFDFSRDLFPKLLKDNMPMYGYITDRYWCDIGDILTYKETSFDILKNLVEVNKYYNEISPNIFVGEGTIVSNTVQINPPVLIGNNCIIKDNVLLDSFTIIGDGCTIEANSSLKRSILWNNSHIGKKVQCRGTIICNKVTIQDNSNLYEGSVIGHECYISQKVTIKPDVKIWPFKNIKEDSIVSKNLVWGDGTSKNLFGNCGICGSFNVEITPEFVSLIGSAFASLIKKDTPIIVSSDGQNASDLLKNSLLSGVSSAGVGVINIGSSTIPINRFAVKFYSASGGIHISCDNKGKDIIHIEFINENGGNIDRSTEKKIEQLFLRQDFERCNSNSIKPIINVENFSSLYILNSLNNIKNLTEIKRNRPKIIIASANNNILSISLSLFEQMGCYVEYEHLDNSKNINNYIKHISTIVKKRNMDIGAIISSSGEDLTLIDNLGRIINKERYIILAALILLKSGRTKKIVVPYNTTMAVEDIAKQYGAHVIRTKLSTSSIMNEMLKNTEDEGYILQYILNFDGVYALAKILDYLTEHSLLLSSLVDEIPAFYLDKKEIKCDFTDKGRIIRMLIEESRNKNIELFEGIKINTDKGWALVLPDNEKPVLNIFSEGYCEEYASEISQTIIDKINFLLKIRD is encoded by the coding sequence TTGAAGGCAGTAATAATGGCTGGAGGAGAAGGAACAAGGCTGAGACCTCTCACAACTGGAATTCCAAAGCCTATGGTTCCTATTATAAATAAACCCGTTATGGAGCATATAATAAATCTTTTAAAAAAATTTAAAATATATGATATTACTGCAACACTTTATTATCTTCCATCAGCAATAACAGACTACTTTGGAAACGGAAAAGAATTCGGTGTTGACCTACACTATTCTACTGAAGTCACTCCTTTAGGTACAGGTGGAAGTGTTCTTAATGTAAAGGACTTTCTTGATAGTACCTTCATAGTTATAAGTGGAGATGCATTAACTGATGTTGACATAGATGATGCATTAAAATTTCATAAAGAAAAAAAATCCATAGCAACACTAATATTAAAAAAAGAACCTGTTCCCCTTGAATACGGTATAGTTATTATTGATGAATCTGGAAGGATAATTAGATTTCTTGAAAAGCCAAGTTGGGGAGAAGTTTTCAGCGATACAGTAAATACTGGAATATATATATTAGAGCCTGAAGTTTTTGACTACTATAAAAAGGGCGATGTATTTGATTTTAGCAGAGATCTTTTTCCTAAACTTTTAAAAGATAATATGCCAATGTATGGATATATTACAGATAGATACTGGTGTGATATTGGAGACATTTTAACATATAAAGAAACGAGCTTTGATATCCTTAAAAATTTAGTAGAGGTTAATAAATATTATAATGAAATTTCTCCAAATATATTTGTTGGAGAAGGAACAATTGTATCAAATACCGTTCAAATAAATCCTCCTGTTTTAATTGGCAATAATTGCATTATAAAAGACAATGTTCTTTTGGATAGTTTTACAATAATTGGTGACGGATGTACAATTGAAGCAAACTCAAGTCTTAAACGAAGTATCCTATGGAACAATTCCCATATAGGTAAAAAAGTTCAGTGCAGAGGAACTATTATTTGCAATAAAGTTACTATACAGGATAATTCAAACCTATACGAAGGCTCTGTAATAGGTCATGAATGTTATATATCTCAAAAAGTTACAATAAAACCTGATGTAAAGATATGGCCTTTTAAAAATATAAAAGAAGATTCAATAGTAAGCAAAAATCTTGTTTGGGGAGATGGAACATCTAAAAATTTGTTCGGCAACTGTGGTATATGTGGAAGCTTTAACGTTGAAATAACTCCAGAATTTGTTTCATTAATTGGTTCTGCCTTCGCATCTTTAATAAAAAAGGATACCCCTATCATAGTAAGTTCAGATGGACAAAATGCTTCTGACCTTTTAAAAAATTCTCTTTTATCTGGTGTATCCTCTGCTGGTGTAGGTGTAATTAATATAGGAAGCAGTACAATTCCAATAAATCGATTTGCTGTTAAATTTTATAGTGCATCTGGAGGCATACATATTAGCTGTGATAATAAAGGTAAAGATATAATTCATATTGAGTTTATTAACGAAAATGGAGGCAATATTGATAGGTCAACAGAAAAGAAAATTGAACAGTTATTCTTAAGGCAAGATTTTGAAAGATGTAATTCTAATTCAATAAAGCCTATTATAAACGTTGAAAACTTTTCATCGCTATATATATTAAATAGTTTAAATAACATAAAAAATCTCACTGAAATTAAAAGAAACAGGCCAAAGATAATTATTGCGTCTGCAAATAATAACATTCTTTCTATTTCTCTCTCTCTCTTTGAACAAATGGGGTGCTACGTTGAATACGAACATTTAGATAATAGCAAAAATATAAACAATTATATCAAACATATATCAACTATAGTTAAAAAAAGAAATATGGATATTGGAGCTATAATAAGTTCTTCTGGTGAGGATTTAACCTTAATTGATAATCTTGGGAGAATTATAAACAAAGAAAGATATATAATTCTTGCAGCTCTAATTTTACTCAAATCAGGAAGAACAAAAAAAATTGTAGTTCCATACAATACAACTATGGCAGTAGAAGATATTGCAAAACAATATGGAGCTCATGTAATTAGAACTAAGCTTTCTACTTCCAGCATTATGAATGAGATGTTAAAAAATACTGAGGATGAAGGCTATATTCTACAGTATATTCTAAACTTTGATGGAGTATATGCATTAGCAAAAATATTGGATTATCTTACAGAACATTCACTACTTTTAAGTAGCCTTGTAGATGAAATTCCTGCTTTTTATTTAGATAAGAAAGAGATAAAATGTGATTTCACTGATAAAGGAAGAATAATTAGAATGCTAATTGAAGAATCTAGAAACAAAAATATAGAGCTATTTGAAGGAATCAAAATAAATACTGATAAAGGCTGGGCTCTAGTTCTGCCAGATAACGAAAAACCTGTTCTAAATATTTTTTCCGAAGGTTACTGTGAAGAATATGCTAGTGAAATTTCACAGACAATTATTGATAAGATAAATTTTCTACTAAAAATAAGAGACTAA
- a CDS encoding DMT family transporter, which produces MLGIIFSAIAGALMSMQGVFNTRASEKMGLWEINVFVQGTGFLITLIVFFIFGNGNIKRISEINKLYLTGGLIGVFIIFTVMKGMKMLSPTYAVSIILITQLITAAIIDCCGLFETKKLVFHFSKILGVIIMIIGIIIFKWKG; this is translated from the coding sequence ATTCTTGGAATAATTTTTTCAGCTATTGCCGGTGCATTAATGAGTATGCAGGGAGTATTCAACACAAGAGCTTCAGAGAAGATGGGACTTTGGGAAATAAACGTATTTGTTCAGGGGACCGGTTTTTTGATTACCCTGATAGTTTTTTTTATATTCGGTAATGGAAATATTAAAAGAATATCAGAGATAAACAAACTTTACCTTACAGGAGGTTTAATAGGCGTATTTATAATTTTTACAGTTATGAAAGGTATGAAAATGCTAAGCCCTACTTATGCTGTTTCTATAATTTTAATAACCCAGCTTATTACTGCAGCTATTATTGACTGCTGTGGATTATTTGAAACTAAAAAGTTAGTATTTCATTTTTCAAAAATTCTCGGAGTAATAATAATGATTATTGGAATTATCATTTTTAAATGGAAAGGTTAA